GCCCTTCTGTGCACATGAGATCTGTTTTCCACTCTCTATTTTTTCCATCTAtcttactccatccgttccaactaagttgagtcaaaatttTGGGCataaagattaagaaattgtgttgaaaagcaggaaagataaagagggagtaaagtaggtgatataataaagtaagagtgattgaatgatttattttttgtcaaaaataaaatgactcaacttagttgggacatcaaaaaatgaatacaactcaacttagttgtgacatcccaaaaagaaatacgactcaacttagttgggacagagggaatactttattctcttcatttaactcacaaaataacactatataaaatctcgcATCGAAAAAGAAATGTTCCACTTacagtgggacggagggagtatatgatttaTATCTCATATATACTTTCTTCGTCCGCCAATTAAAGGTGGATTTTGTCTTCGtgcgaattttaaaaattatttaactttattaaaaaagaagtaaaaaagTTATTGGATCGtgagttttatttatatataagtactctattaattttatagtagaaTGAGTTAGAAGAGTatgaaacttactaaaaataaaaaagaggtaaatatgtatttaaataattgatatctaaaaattacaaaatgagATTTTGGTGACAGATGGAAAATATAAGTAATTTTCATACTAGTaccaaattacaaaaaaagagAATATAATGAGTAATTGCTATACTACATTTGTCGAAtggtaaggccatccacaacgctgttcctataccattcctaaaccgttccttaacctactatttgcgggccccactgtacttttttactccattccttaactaaggaacggaacctgcaaccatccgttccttaaccgttccttaaattactatttattcaatttcattttttatttttatttccaactcaattcaattaaaacaacacactttaataaaaaacaaaacactttattaaaaaacacacaacattaaaacaaagttacaacttaaacttaaaaaaaataaaaagcacacaattaaaatcctaaaaaaaataaaattacacaattttaataatttcatccgccaaagtttgcccaaatgtgctcaattagatcctgttggagttgggtgtgggggctagagtcgcgtgtccttgcacgaagagataaccgttcttgtatagacggatgcgctccacttcgaggcggactacttgcggttgagcttccggggggattcggggtcgaaccaatttcccgcctcgggtccttcgtcttggacaatcatgttgtgcaagattatgcacgtatacatgatgtcgaccatgttctccatgaaccacgtacgagccggagctttgatgatgttgaagcgcgcttggagaaccccgaacgccctctccacatccttgcgagcagcctcctgcttctgcgcaaaaagagcctgctttgggttcgcagacccactgcacgtcttcacgaaggtaggccacttcgggtagatgccatcgacgagatagtaccccattttataaagccggttgttggcgacgaagttgatggccgacgctttaccatccaaaacttcggtaaagaggtcggactggtggagcacgtttacgtcgttgttcgactcggggaccccgaagtacgcgtgccagatccaaaggcggtagtcggcaacggcctcaagtataacggttgggtgggtgcctttgtggccgctcgtgtaggaccccttccacgccaccgggcaattcttccattgccagtgcatgcaatcgacgctgccgagcatcccggggaatccgtgcactgtttcgtgaaggtcgagcaggaactgacaatcggtcgtgcttggcctccggagaaattcgtcggtgaaggctgtccggacgcctttgcagaatttgagcaaacACATTCGCcaagtgctgtctccgatgtggaggtattcgtcgaacatgtcggccgtttgtccagtcacaagctggcggattgctgcagtacatttctgcagcgtcgtgtggctgggacggccgaccgcgtcgaacccttcttggaagaactcttcccgggctgccaaagtattcgcgatgtggagaaataacggtttccccatgcggaaacggcgacggaagtacgtatctccccaaaccgggttatcgcagaagtagccgtgtactaaccttgcggcggcttcctcccggttacgatggatgtacgtacgggagcgtcgttggggcggcccggcttcttccgcctcccgttgtcgatcttcttcaagtgattgttccaatatttgacgcatttgttcaaaaggatccattaatttgattaaatttgggagaagaaaaacagagttgatttgagatgaaaattgtggtggaaatagagaggatttgaggggaatagatgtgtgtttgtgagtgaaatgaatatgaaataggagtatttatagagtaaataaattataaaaaattaaaaaattacaaaacggctaaaaaaacggtaacaataccgttgcaattttttttaattaaatttgaattttttttaaaaaaaatgaattattgcgtcacgtGACGAAACCCAATCGCGGAGCAGCGAGTGACCGTCACACGTCGGtgcgtggcggaacgtgtcgtgccgcggGCCGCGGCAACGACACCCGGCACGGCATGGGCACGGTTTGGCGACGACacggcggctgcaacgcgtgccaccgcggaaccgttcctctGGAACGGCTGCGGGTGCTCTAAAAGTTgccgttgcgggtgctctaaaaGATGTGATCCGTGAAGCTATTGCGTGATGGTTATAACCCTACTATCCAACTGCTACAGTGGGCTATGGACTGTCACATGCGTATAAAATATAGTGCTacgataaattaaaaattttatttatctcaAATGATTTTGAATTGTCATATCGAGAGAATGATAAAGCCAATTAGCAAGTAGGTAAGCTTTTATtggatttttatgaaaaattgttggtagaaagaaaaaaataattgttgGCTTCACCATATTCATGTCCCTCACACTCACCATCTAAAATAAGAAATGTAAAAGTACAACAGTTTCACTGATACTACTATTTTGGTTGTATCAAAGATCACATGCATCTGTTtacttttcttattttgttcATAATCATTTTTTTGTACGTTTATATCATATAGGATAGATAGCAGTATCACACTAACACTTGCATAGGCGTATTATTTCTTGCAAAAGGGTTTTAAATGGATATTAATGAATATTATCCTTTCACACACTAACACTCGCATAGGCGTATTATTTCTGGTATtttcaataaatttaaaaactggattaaatcataaacttttaacatagtactactactactacttactaTTATCCCAAATTCacgttttttttattcattagttaaATTTCGAAgtatttttagaaaaaagggAAAAGTAAAAGTGTACAGACTGGAACCCTCGTCACTAGCTCTGCGTCAACTCAGTTCTCTACAGACGTAGACCACTCTCCATCTCACATACACAGACACAGACACACGTATACATACATGTTTTAGTTTTATTTCGCCGTTAAAAGTTTATTTATTCTgtaccacaaaaatatgcaattTAGATTGGACAAGAGTTTTAatgttttaatgcaaaaatgataaagtaagagagatatagaaagaaaaagtaattaaacattgttagtgaaaaatgaaaatgaatctcaactcaatagagagaaaaaagtttccaatattagaaagtgcatattctcgtgggacagactaaaaaggaaagaatacaTATTCatgtgggacagatggagtatatattctCTCCATCCTAAATTAGTTtgagaatttattttggacaTGGAATTTAAGTAGGGGTGggcaaaaaaaccgaaaactGAATATCTGAACCgatccaaaccgaaattttgaaatttggttcggtttttttggtttttcggttcagttcggttttaaaaatacaaaatttctgtttttcggttcgggcgaaaaaatagaaaaaccgaattatattttaaatataatattatataaatttattctattaatttaatatattatataatatgtattcttttaatatattttatataatatgtactccctctgtcccattagaaatgaaacgttttcctttttggtctgtcccattaaaaatgaaacgtttctaaaaatgtaaacaatactctctctattttttcttctctcttcttttactctctctcattaactcacaaaataacattacataaaatctcgtgccgaaaaacaaatgttgcatatttaatgggacggagggagtattatatatattctattaattttatattatatagaatatttatattctattagtatatataaataaaatatattatatatagggTCCTATTAGGTtaagattttttagcttaattgataattgatatgcattttcagccactcatccacaacatttttgaaatgtcaactgcaagtaaattatgtcaactcgggggtattattgtcaatagcctgcacatcaaatgtcaatagcctacacatcaaatgtcaacaacttatagttgacattatatgtgtatagttgacatgaaatgtatatgtagttgacattatatgtgtgtagttgacataaatTGTATATATAGTTGGCATGGACTGTACACaaagttgacattatatgtgtagttgacatgaattgtatatatagttgacattatacgtgtgtagttgacatgaattgtatatgtggTTGACATagattatatatgtagttgacattatatgtgtgtagttgatataaattgtatatatatagttggCATGGACTGTACACaaagttgacattatatgtgtagttgacatgaattgtatatataatgttgacattatatgtgtagttgacatgaattatatatgtggtTGAAATagattatatatgtagttgacattatacgtgcataattaacattaaaaaagGATATAGCTAAATCTTGAATCTAACGGTTCACTATTCGCAACCGCCATCTTCTCACTCTTCCCCCTCACATACTCCTTCCTCTTCGGTTTTGTTCCCCTTCCTCCGGCGGATTGATCCGTAGGGGCTGCGGCGGAAGATTGATCGAGGAATGGAGAAAACGTTGAAGATCGTCGCCGGATTCGTCGAGAAACGGAGGAGGGAAACGAAATTAAACCCTAGCTCTAGAAAGGATTTTCTCGAAGTGCTTCTAGAATATCGTGGAAACAACGACGACGAGTGCGATCAGATCTCCGATCATCAACTCCACATTATCACCATGGTAATTGATCGAATTAAACGATGAATTAAACTCCTAATTCATTGAATTTGAGATTCAATTTACCGCAGGAGGTTTTCCTCGCCGGATTGGAAACGCCGAGCAACACGATCGAGTGGGCGATGGTGGAGCTCCTCCGCCACCCGGCGGCGAAGGAAGAGCTCCGCCGCGTAGTCGGAGAAGGCAACAGATTTGAGGAAGCGCAGATCGACGATCTGCCATACCTGCAGGCGGTGGTGAAGGAGACGCTGCGGCGGAGAAGGAGCCAGCCTCAGTTTCATCTTCGGAAGAATCTGGATTGGAAGATTGGGGATTCGGCGGCGAAACGTAGTCGTGCTGCGGCTGTGCAGAGTAGAAGCGGCGGAGGAAGGCAGAAGCGGCGGAGGAAGGCAGAATCGGCAGTGATTGAGCGGAATCGTCTCAGTGCCATTACTGCTTTCATTTCAAGCTCTGATTAATGGCGATTTGACGAATGTGTATAGCTATTAAAACCCCGCCTTTATTCATATGCATGATTCAGCATCGATtgagagcacccgcaacgcgtgccgaaaccgttccgcgtgccgttccgccggaacggtttcgccgcggaacgcgttgcggcgctgcattccgctcccgtcccgttcccattccgtgccgggtgccgacggcacgtaacgcggcacggaacaagccgccacgcgcctgggcgacgtggccgatccccgtgcgtgcgtgcttcccactcgccggcccgcgagtgggacacgtcagcaatgacgcaataattattttttttttttataaaaatcgaatttttaaaaaaaattttttttttttaaacggtaacattaccgttttttttaactttttcttaattttttaatttttatttttattttcttattctataaatacacctaattcattcatttatacacaactacacatctattcttcctacatcaacatcaatttctctccaattttcatattctatctcttcaaaaaatgtccggcgacggcaattacggtggtggcggcgccggagggtgggatctcaacgcgttcggcgattgggagaccatgtacaacacacttggtggttctgggtcatcgacgccgggcacgcaggggtcggcgacgccgggtgggtaccaaccacccactttcgatgtggatgcctacgctcgaggctccggctcgcggctttcccagggtttgtcccagattcgggaggatatccccgttgaacccactcagggaggaggccgaggcggtggaagctacagggctgcgtctgaggcacccgaggaggatgaggaggaggagccggaggatctgggccggcatccctacacaacgaagaaacaaaggcggtgtacaccgcctggctcaccgtctcatatgatcccatcgtcggcaaccaacaagccgccaagtgcttctgggaaaaggtccgtgatgtctaccacgagactaagccgaaaggggcccggaagcgcaaatatacaatgcttcgtgctcactttggccgagtcgatttacaggtcaaaaaattctgcgggatctactccaccgaagcggcgcactaccaaagcggagcttcgggcgccgacatactgagggcggctatgcgcgccttccaccaggacaccggtgtacagttcaaatatgttgatatttggcagctcgtcaaggacgaggaaaggtgggccggtggtgtccgctccagctcgggatcaacctcaaagcggacgaagcacacgacgagcggccagtactcgtctggtgacaccgatgcgcccagtgatcgtggcacgcaggaggttggggttacggccgccgagtacgagggatctagccgtgggcgccgtcgtccgcaagggacgaaggcggcgaaagcggctagagcgaggaagggccgaggagaatcaagccagtcggcctcgggatcgggctcacaaggaggctcgaacacacttatggtggcgtacataaccgccacaatggcggacacttcccgcttctcgtacgcccaatacacggcctggtggaacggaattgtgcatatggcaggactacttggtcttccccctccccctaaacctcgaccgcctccggaggatgattcgccggcgtagtagtttttttattttcccacgtttaattgtgtgttttttattgtgtgttttttatttttttaggatttgaattgtgtgttttttttaatttttttaagtttaagttgtaatttttttaatattgtgtgttttttaataaagtatgtttgttttttaataaagtatgtttgttttttaataaagtgtgtttatttaatttaatttagttggaaataaaataaaaattgaaatagaatgaatagtaatttaaggaacggttaaggaacggttaaggaacggagggttgcaggttccgttccttagttaaggaatggagtaaaa
This Salvia splendens isolate huo1 unplaced genomic scaffold, SspV2 ctg540, whole genome shotgun sequence DNA region includes the following protein-coding sequences:
- the LOC121790534 gene encoding cytochrome P450 76A2-like; amino-acid sequence: MEKTLKIVAGFVEKRRRETKLNPSSRKDFLEVLLEYRGNNDDECDQISDHQLHIITMEVFLAGLETPSNTIEWAMVELLRHPAAKEELRRVVGEGNRFEEAQIDDLPYLQAVVKETLRRRRSQPQFHLRKNLDWKIGDSAAKRSRAAAVQSRSGGGRQKRRRKAESAVIERNRLSAITAFISSSD